One window of the Desulforamulus hydrothermalis Lam5 = DSM 18033 genome contains the following:
- the spoIIP gene encoding stage II sporulation protein P yields MAIGRYYWGSRRKNHTTAVMLIIFGVVLLRVVLAFGFWQSNQLIGKTFTQSIDWLVQKVLQDPRSLLLASLPALAWQDTPEEMENLRPALVCWLAGSAGLANYPVGILQAQIPMLAQINPAETEIRAGDSVKPEQANLSPEQTTGREALVGIYNTHTGETYLLTDGRDRLTGGRGGVVTVAKAVQKTLEEQYGIPVVLSDRIHDARYATSYLESKKTAQEIVENHPHLIALLDIHRDAGRSRQDSLVEVKGKKVAPILIIVGSDARAEFPDWQQNYRFACRLADQINHLYPGLCLGVRVKEGRYNQFLHPGALLLEIGTDNNSLTEALASGEMLAHALAQLVRQEVKARQILPPEGGPPAEAPAPAADRTVEQVTGASKQI; encoded by the coding sequence ATGGCAATAGGCAGATATTACTGGGGAAGCCGAAGAAAAAATCATACAACCGCTGTCATGCTGATTATTTTTGGTGTTGTCCTGCTGCGGGTTGTTCTGGCATTTGGCTTTTGGCAGTCAAACCAGCTTATCGGTAAAACTTTTACTCAATCAATCGACTGGTTGGTACAAAAGGTGCTGCAGGATCCCCGGAGCCTGCTGCTGGCTTCCTTGCCCGCCTTAGCCTGGCAGGATACGCCGGAAGAAATGGAAAATCTCCGTCCGGCACTGGTGTGCTGGCTGGCAGGCAGCGCCGGTCTGGCCAATTACCCGGTAGGCATACTGCAGGCTCAAATACCTATGCTGGCGCAAATTAATCCGGCAGAGACAGAGATAAGAGCCGGTGACTCGGTGAAGCCTGAACAGGCAAACCTATCCCCCGAACAGACAACAGGCCGGGAGGCGCTGGTGGGGATTTATAACACCCATACCGGCGAAACTTACCTGCTGACAGACGGCCGGGACCGCCTGACCGGAGGGCGGGGCGGCGTGGTGACGGTGGCCAAAGCTGTGCAAAAGACACTGGAAGAACAGTATGGCATTCCGGTGGTTTTGTCAGACCGGATTCACGACGCCCGTTATGCCACCTCCTATCTTGAATCTAAAAAAACCGCCCAGGAAATTGTGGAGAATCATCCCCACCTGATTGCTTTATTGGATATTCACCGGGATGCCGGGCGAAGCCGTCAGGACAGCCTGGTGGAGGTAAAGGGAAAAAAAGTGGCACCTATTTTAATTATTGTCGGGTCTGATGCCCGGGCAGAGTTTCCTGACTGGCAGCAAAATTACCGGTTTGCCTGCCGCTTGGCCGATCAAATCAATCATTTGTATCCCGGTTTATGCCTGGGAGTAAGGGTTAAAGAAGGCCGCTATAACCAGTTCCTGCATCCCGGCGCCTTGCTGCTGGAAATCGGCACCGATAACAATTCCCTGACAGAGGCGCTGGCCAGCGGGGAAATGCTGGCCCACGCCCTGGCCCAACTGGTGCGGCAAGAAGTGAAAGCCAGGCAAATCTTGCCGCCGGAGGGCGGCCCGCCGGCCGAAGCACCGGCGCCCGCCGCAGACCGGACCGTGGAGCAGGTAACCGGCGCAAGCAAACAAATATAA
- a CDS encoding phage holin family protein, whose amino-acid sequence MEVNVLLGLIVRFIVSALVLIVVSWLSPGFVVRGGFIGALIAAVVIAVMGYIAESLLGERVSPRNRGLVGFITAAIVIYLAQFIIPNLLNVSVFGALISAFIIGLIDAMVPTVVR is encoded by the coding sequence ATGGAGGTGAATGTTTTGTTAGGCTTGATTGTCAGGTTTATTGTATCGGCACTGGTGTTAATTGTGGTAAGCTGGCTGTCTCCTGGCTTTGTGGTACGCGGTGGTTTTATCGGCGCACTTATTGCGGCGGTGGTTATTGCGGTAATGGGCTATATAGCTGAAAGCCTGCTGGGCGAGCGGGTATCTCCCCGTAACCGCGGCCTGGTTGGCTTTATCACGGCAGCGATAGTTATTTACCTGGCACAATTTATCATTCCCAACTTACTCAATGTCAGTGTGTTTGGTGCCCTGATTTCTGCTTTTATTATCGGCCTTATTGATGCGATGGTACCTACCGTGGTGCGCTGA
- the rpsT gene encoding 30S ribosomal protein S20, whose product MPNIKSAAKRVELTRKRTIRNASIKSAVKTAIRKYEEALVNAGQEAAQAALRKALVALDKAVTKGVLHKNAAARKKSRLTKRFNKIAG is encoded by the coding sequence TTGCCTAATATAAAGTCTGCTGCCAAGCGGGTTGAACTTACACGGAAACGCACCATTCGTAACGCCAGTATTAAATCCGCTGTAAAAACCGCCATTCGCAAATATGAAGAAGCTCTGGTAAATGCGGGTCAGGAAGCAGCGCAGGCTGCTCTGCGCAAAGCTCTGGTTGCTCTTGATAAAGCTGTTACCAAAGGCGTTTTACATAAAAATGCCGCAGCTAGAAAAAAATCTCGCCTAACCAAGCGTTTTAACAAAATTGCTGGTTAA
- the holA gene encoding DNA polymerase III subunit delta, which produces MEYYQSLLNSLARGQVYPVYLLYGPEEYLQEMAVEKFKEVLLPQAADFNLDLVDGETTGPAAVAALAENLPFLAERRLIIVKNTPWFAARGKAKDTGARETADSKADSQEVSLLNYLNHPSSASCLVFLSREPADRRKKLYKALTAVGQAIEFKALKPAETVSWVTQKLKAANKKIDPAAARYLVEANGKSGLKNLSNEIAKLLAYLGERDTVTFQDVSQLVVPSLEQNIFAVVDDAVAGRTSRALAGIRELLAVKEQPPKILAMLARQIRLALQAAALIQEGCPEREVAGKLGLQDFVVKKALQQARQSGLRKLQWALEQLAEIDADIKSGRQEFLPAIENTLIKLRLM; this is translated from the coding sequence ATGGAATATTATCAAAGTTTGCTGAACAGCCTGGCCAGGGGGCAGGTTTACCCGGTATACCTGTTGTACGGCCCGGAGGAATACCTGCAGGAGATGGCGGTGGAGAAATTTAAAGAAGTATTGCTGCCCCAGGCGGCGGATTTCAACCTGGACCTGGTGGATGGGGAAACCACCGGGCCGGCAGCGGTGGCAGCCCTGGCAGAAAATTTACCCTTTTTGGCTGAGCGGCGGCTGATCATCGTCAAAAATACGCCCTGGTTTGCCGCCAGGGGTAAAGCTAAAGACACCGGCGCCAGGGAGACGGCAGACAGCAAAGCAGACAGCCAGGAGGTGTCCCTGTTAAATTATTTAAACCATCCTTCGTCCGCCAGCTGCCTGGTTTTTTTAAGCCGTGAACCGGCAGACCGCCGGAAAAAACTATATAAAGCCTTAACGGCAGTGGGACAGGCCATCGAGTTTAAAGCCCTTAAACCTGCCGAAACGGTTAGCTGGGTAACACAAAAATTAAAGGCAGCAAACAAAAAAATTGACCCGGCTGCCGCCAGGTATTTAGTCGAGGCCAATGGCAAATCGGGTCTGAAAAACCTGTCCAACGAGATTGCCAAACTTCTCGCTTACCTGGGGGAGAGGGACACCGTTACTTTCCAGGACGTCTCGCAGTTGGTGGTACCCAGTCTGGAACAAAATATATTTGCGGTGGTGGATGATGCGGTGGCCGGGCGTACCTCCCGTGCCCTGGCCGGAATCCGTGAGCTGCTGGCCGTTAAAGAACAGCCGCCGAAAATTCTGGCTATGCTGGCCCGCCAGATTCGCCTTGCTTTGCAAGCCGCAGCCCTCATCCAGGAAGGCTGCCCGGAAAGGGAAGTAGCCGGCAAACTGGGACTGCAGGATTTTGTCGTAAAAAAGGCACTGCAGCAGGCCCGTCAGAGCGGTTTGCGCAAACTGCAGTGGGCTTTGGAGCAACTGGCAGAAATTGATGCCGACATTAAAAGCGGCCGGCAGGAGTTCTTGCCCGCCATAGAAAATACTTTAATAAAGTTAAGGCTAATGTAA
- a CDS encoding MTH1187 family thiamine-binding protein, translating into MAIVEVTVIPLGTGTTGLSSYVAGCLQVLEQATDIKYQLTPMGTVMEGELPRLLELVSQMHEQPFLAGAARVSTTIRIDDRRDKPGTMQGKVASVTGKLAAPGGTD; encoded by the coding sequence ATGGCTATTGTAGAGGTAACTGTTATACCGCTGGGAACCGGCACTACCGGTTTAAGCAGCTATGTGGCCGGGTGCCTGCAGGTATTGGAACAGGCGACAGATATTAAATACCAGCTGACACCGATGGGAACCGTGATGGAGGGGGAACTGCCAAGGCTACTGGAATTGGTCAGCCAAATGCACGAGCAGCCCTTTTTGGCAGGTGCCGCCAGGGTAAGTACCACCATCCGGATTGATGACCGGCGGGATAAGCCTGGCACCATGCAGGGCAAGGTTGCTTCAGTAACCGGTAAATTAGCCGCACCGGGCGGTACCGACTAA
- a CDS encoding DNA internalization-related competence protein ComEC/Rec2: MQRPLVLLVLALALGILGATYSEISTAAAMTAAVIAFCTAVIGFIRAWRINGWVLFCLFFTLGLLVTANQRAAVSDLPADRQGRQVQLAGTVIDRPDVRAEAVFFKFAVGDTPGSPVKAVLRVKIKGTVKDIRYGDRLALTGFINRPPPPGNPGAFDYRAWLNRQGMAAVLTVPDGETVKILGSGGNRLWRLAYGIRDSLEKIIDQTMNKTNAAVVKGLLFGTRGEIPQEVQLAFNQTGLVHILSVSGYHVGVVTVALLALLRLLKVPGSYTAVIAIPVLLFYAVMTGLEPAVCRATVMAVLLLLARQVGRQNDWPTSLAAAAGIILLVNPLDLFDIGFQLSFAATWGLLYLTPQLNRFCHRLPGYVCSLLTVPLAAQLATWLPVVLYFNLVSPVSLLANVLTAHLVALIMLFGGTALLLGVILLPLAQFINVATGLLTELFLWLVQFCHALPGAAWYIPAPPLWLVAVYYLMLVGVFELLRRPERQAAIKQLISRLAVPGRNRRWAACLALGLLLAGICLLRPVNHGLALHFIDVGQGDSTLIITPNKRTVLVDAGGWPEELVSGKGAGNQVVVPYLHRLGINQLDVLLITHPHNDHAGGAGAVIKAMPVKLVLVSPYGQEAAHKGDDGYDLLLQQIRRQAIPLQTAVAGQQLKVDPAVDMRFLGPQTLYSGTRSDANNNSLVLLINYRGRTALLTGDIETEAQRDLIEGGGLSRTEVLKVPHHGSAYGHPAFFNLLQPAAAVISVGANNRFGHPAEAALENLRELNCNIYRTDLQGAVILNTDGTKWTVKTGK, translated from the coding sequence ATGCAACGCCCACTGGTTTTGCTGGTATTGGCCCTGGCTTTGGGGATTCTTGGGGCCACCTACAGTGAAATAAGTACTGCCGCCGCCATGACAGCAGCGGTTATTGCCTTTTGCACAGCAGTAATAGGTTTCATCAGGGCCTGGCGCATCAATGGCTGGGTTCTTTTTTGTCTTTTTTTTACCCTGGGCCTGCTGGTAACAGCCAATCAAAGGGCTGCGGTGTCAGACCTGCCGGCCGACCGGCAGGGCCGGCAGGTGCAGCTGGCAGGAACGGTGATAGACCGGCCGGACGTAAGAGCGGAGGCGGTTTTTTTTAAATTTGCCGTTGGCGATACTCCCGGAAGTCCTGTTAAAGCAGTGCTGCGAGTTAAAATAAAAGGTACGGTTAAGGATATTCGCTACGGCGACCGCTTGGCCTTGACAGGGTTTATCAACCGGCCGCCGCCGCCCGGCAACCCCGGCGCTTTTGACTACCGGGCCTGGTTAAACAGGCAGGGTATGGCGGCTGTTCTTACGGTGCCTGACGGGGAGACTGTCAAGATCCTGGGCAGCGGGGGCAACCGGCTGTGGCGGCTGGCCTATGGGATACGGGACAGCCTGGAAAAGATAATCGATCAAACCATGAACAAAACCAACGCTGCGGTAGTTAAAGGTCTTTTGTTCGGCACCCGGGGCGAAATTCCCCAGGAAGTACAATTGGCTTTTAATCAAACGGGGCTGGTCCACATCCTCAGCGTATCCGGCTATCATGTGGGCGTGGTAACTGTTGCTTTGCTGGCTCTCTTGCGGCTGCTGAAGGTACCCGGCTCTTATACCGCTGTTATTGCTATCCCGGTGCTGCTTTTTTATGCTGTAATGACCGGGTTGGAACCGGCGGTTTGCCGCGCCACCGTGATGGCGGTGCTGCTTTTGCTGGCACGCCAGGTGGGCCGGCAGAACGACTGGCCCACTTCTCTGGCTGCCGCCGCCGGGATAATTTTACTGGTTAACCCCCTTGATTTATTTGATATTGGTTTTCAACTGTCTTTTGCTGCCACCTGGGGGCTACTGTATTTAACGCCGCAACTGAACCGTTTTTGCCACCGGCTGCCCGGCTATGTTTGTTCGCTGCTGACTGTGCCGCTGGCTGCCCAGCTGGCCACTTGGTTGCCGGTGGTCTTGTATTTTAACCTGGTATCGCCGGTTTCGTTGCTGGCTAATGTGTTGACAGCCCACCTGGTTGCGCTGATTATGCTGTTTGGAGGTACAGCCCTGCTTCTGGGGGTAATCCTGCTGCCGCTGGCCCAATTTATTAATGTGGCCACCGGGTTATTGACCGAGCTGTTTCTCTGGTTGGTGCAATTTTGCCATGCTCTGCCCGGGGCGGCCTGGTACATTCCGGCGCCGCCGCTGTGGCTGGTGGCTGTCTACTATCTGATGCTGGTGGGAGTGTTTGAATTACTGAGGCGGCCGGAGCGGCAGGCGGCGATTAAACAACTGATCAGCCGGTTGGCCGTTCCGGGCCGCAACCGGCGGTGGGCCGCTTGTTTGGCCTTAGGCTTATTGCTGGCCGGTATCTGCCTGCTGCGGCCGGTGAATCACGGGCTGGCACTGCATTTTATCGATGTGGGTCAGGGGGACAGCACCCTGATTATTACGCCCAATAAAAGAACCGTACTGGTGGATGCCGGCGGCTGGCCGGAAGAATTGGTGAGCGGCAAGGGAGCGGGGAATCAGGTGGTGGTACCCTATTTGCACAGGTTGGGGATCAATCAACTGGATGTGCTGCTGATTACCCATCCCCATAACGATCATGCCGGCGGTGCTGGCGCCGTGATCAAGGCCATGCCCGTTAAGCTGGTCTTGGTATCGCCCTACGGACAGGAGGCCGCACACAAGGGGGATGACGGCTACGATTTACTGCTGCAACAAATCAGGCGGCAAGCAATTCCCCTGCAAACAGCTGTCGCCGGGCAACAATTAAAGGTTGATCCTGCGGTGGACATGCGGTTCCTAGGGCCGCAGACTTTGTATAGCGGCACCAGGTCGGACGCCAACAACAACAGCCTGGTGCTGTTAATCAATTATCGCGGCAGGACAGCCTTGTTGACCGGTGACATAGAAACTGAGGCCCAGCGGGATTTAATTGAAGGGGGCGGTCTTTCCCGGACAGAGGTTTTAAAAGTACCGCACCACGGCAGCGCTTACGGTCACCCGGCTTTCTTCAACCTGCTGCAGCCGGCGGCGGCGGTTATTTCGGTGGGAGCCAACAACCGTTTCGGCCACCCGGCAGAAGCTGCTCTGGAAAACCTCAGAGAACTGAACTGCAACATTTACCGGACAGACTTGCAGGGAGCAGTTATACTAAACACCGACGGAACCAAATGGACGGTAAAAACAGGCAAATAA
- a CDS encoding lytic transglycosylase domain-containing protein, with protein METSMLCRLILLQAMAAGRNSVSLTEKHDSQFSLLLARLLAAQAGSGPAGMAQAAPPVAAVPWLPQYQKPAMAAAQAAAEAFKAARGSKPYEAVVEKAALRHGVDPALCKAVARVESGFNPGATSEAGAMGLMQLMPGTARSLGVTNPYDPAQNADAGVRYLKSMLDKYKGDVKLALAAYNAGPAAVDRHRGVPPYGETLQYIDKVTGFWRLYAGG; from the coding sequence ATGGAAACATCTATGTTGTGCAGGCTGATCCTTTTGCAAGCAATGGCGGCCGGCCGCAACAGTGTTTCGTTAACTGAAAAGCATGATTCACAGTTTTCTTTGCTGCTGGCCCGGTTGCTGGCGGCGCAAGCAGGTTCCGGGCCGGCCGGTATGGCGCAGGCTGCCCCGCCGGTGGCAGCGGTACCCTGGCTGCCGCAATATCAAAAACCGGCCATGGCTGCCGCTCAGGCGGCGGCCGAGGCTTTTAAGGCGGCCCGGGGCAGCAAACCCTATGAGGCTGTGGTTGAAAAGGCAGCCCTGCGCCATGGGGTGGATCCTGCCCTGTGCAAGGCGGTGGCCCGTGTGGAGTCGGGGTTTAATCCAGGTGCCACATCCGAGGCGGGTGCCATGGGCCTGATGCAGCTAATGCCCGGCACCGCCCGGAGTCTGGGGGTAACCAATCCTTATGATCCGGCACAAAATGCAGATGCGGGAGTTCGCTATTTGAAGTCCATGCTGGACAAGTATAAAGGTGACGTAAAACTGGCACTGGCAGCCTATAATGCAGGGCCGGCTGCGGTGGACCGCCACCGGGGCGTGCCTCCCTACGGAGAAACCCTGCAGTACATTGATAAGGTAACCGGTTTTTGGCGCCTTTACGCAGGGGGATAA
- a CDS encoding helix-hairpin-helix domain-containing protein, with the protein MLNLGRKEQGLIIIVAAIVLFVAGYQYAQRSQPAVELTNAGGQPEQAGDNGPVVHVVGAVEKPGLYKLPPGSRVNDALVRAVPLPEADVGALNLAEPLKDGRKLVVPLRQEQQQAALQTAPSSHQTAVAAGLSQPSGAPVSSSGGLVNINTAGVAELDTLPGIGPALAERIIQYRQANGPFQTIEDLQNVSGIGEKKYAQLQHKITVR; encoded by the coding sequence ATGTTGAACCTGGGTCGTAAAGAACAAGGCCTCATCATCATAGTGGCAGCTATTGTCCTTTTTGTGGCCGGCTATCAGTATGCCCAGCGGTCGCAACCGGCGGTGGAATTGACCAACGCCGGCGGCCAGCCTGAGCAAGCCGGTGACAACGGTCCGGTGGTGCATGTGGTGGGAGCGGTGGAAAAGCCGGGTCTGTATAAACTGCCGCCAGGCAGCAGGGTAAATGATGCCCTGGTCCGGGCGGTGCCCCTGCCGGAGGCTGATGTGGGTGCCTTAAACCTGGCGGAACCGTTAAAGGACGGACGCAAGCTGGTAGTTCCGCTCCGGCAGGAACAGCAACAGGCGGCTCTCCAAACAGCACCGTCGAGCCACCAAACTGCGGTTGCCGCCGGCTTGTCGCAGCCGTCCGGGGCACCGGTTAGTTCTTCCGGCGGCTTGGTAAATATTAACACCGCCGGTGTGGCGGAGTTGGATACCCTGCCTGGGATTGGTCCGGCTCTGGCGGAAAGAATTATTCAATACCGGCAGGCTAACGGCCCTTTTCAGACCATCGAGGATTTGCAAAATGTTTCCGGCATCGGTGAGAAAAAATATGCTCAGCTGCAGCATAAAATCACCGTCCGGTAG
- a CDS encoding DUF421 domain-containing protein, with translation MEELLAHVWRTVVIYLAVLVIVRLTGKREIGQLSSFDFVVAIILAELAAIPMESLDIPIWHGIIPIATLGLLEVGFSYLTLINRPLRKLLYGTPQIIIENGKLLKHEMRSSRYNLDDLLSQLREKGYHNIEDVEYAILETSGRLSVIPRSQKRPVTPEDLGISTEYEGLPTVLVMDGDVLKENLSKINLSEAWLKERLAEKGLHPKKVLLATLNTKGQLIVDCQHDAATK, from the coding sequence ATGGAAGAACTGTTGGCGCATGTTTGGCGAACCGTTGTCATCTACCTGGCGGTACTGGTGATTGTCCGGCTGACGGGCAAGCGGGAGATCGGTCAGCTTTCTTCCTTTGACTTTGTGGTGGCCATCATCCTGGCAGAGCTGGCGGCCATTCCCATGGAGTCTTTGGATATTCCCATCTGGCACGGCATAATTCCCATTGCCACCCTGGGGCTGTTAGAGGTGGGCTTTTCTTATCTGACGCTAATTAATCGTCCGCTGCGCAAATTATTATACGGCACGCCCCAAATCATTATAGAAAACGGCAAGTTGTTAAAACATGAGATGCGTTCTTCCCGCTATAACCTGGATGACTTGTTAAGCCAGCTGCGGGAAAAAGGTTACCATAATATTGAGGATGTGGAATATGCCATTTTAGAAACCTCCGGCCGCTTAAGCGTTATTCCCCGCTCCCAGAAACGGCCGGTAACCCCGGAAGATTTAGGTATATCTACCGAATATGAAGGTTTGCCCACCGTATTGGTAATGGACGGTGATGTGTTAAAGGAAAATCTCAGCAAAATAAACCTTAGTGAGGCATGGTTAAAGGAACGGCTTGCTGAAAAGGGTTTGCACCCCAAAAAAGTTTTACTGGCCACTTTGAATACCAAAGGGCAGTTGATTGTGGATTGCCAGCATGATGCTGCAACCAAGTAA
- the leuS gene encoding leucine--tRNA ligase: MQEQYNFKQIESKWQQYWEEQDIYRVPDDSQRPKYYCLEMFPYPSGKLHMGHVRNYSIGDVIARFKTMQGYDVLHPMGWDAFGLPAENAAIKHGIPPATWTWDNIAHMKGQLKQLGLSYDWRREVATCHPEYYRWGQWLFLQLYKKGLCYKKHARVNWCPDCATVLANEQVVEGACERCSAPVEQKELDQWFFRITDYSQRLLDDLKKLPGWPDKVKIMQENWIGRSEGAELTFKAAATGDEITVFTTRPDTVYGVTYMVLAPEHPLVAKLSAGTPQETAVAEFVNRVSNQTELARTSSEKEGVFIGAYCINPFNGEQVPILTANYVLYHYGTGAVMGVPAHDERDFEFAKKYNLPIKVVIHPSPAQPLNEVEMTDAYTGDGIMVNSGPFDGTPNRQGIRKVIQFAEAKGIGKGVVNYRLRDWLISRQRYWGTPIPIIYCKTCGAVPVPEDRLPVLLPTDVAFKPTGESPLKSRPDFVNTVCPQCGGPAQRETDTMDTFVDSSWYFLRYTSPRDTGQAWDKAKADRWMPVDQYIGGVEHAILHLLYSRFFTKVFYDLGLVNAEEPFANLLTQGMVLKDGAKMSKSKGNVVSPEEIIERYGADTARLFILFAAPPERDLEWSDRGVEGCHRFLNRVWRLVYSVQDQVAAAPAIQPGTSLVGVHKEMRRLTHYAIKKVTEDISGRFNFNTAISAIMELVNGLYTYRDKVAEVERDAAVLAEAVNTAIILLAPFAPHIAEELWQATGHRDSVHRQPWPAYDPAALVEDEVEIVVQINGKVRERLHIPANMSPAEMQQYVMDQASVQALIAGKQVIKVIPVPGKLINIVVK, from the coding sequence TTGCAGGAACAATATAACTTTAAACAAATAGAAAGCAAATGGCAGCAGTATTGGGAAGAACAGGATATTTACCGGGTACCGGATGACTCCCAACGGCCTAAATACTATTGCCTGGAAATGTTCCCTTACCCGTCCGGCAAATTACACATGGGCCATGTGCGCAACTATTCCATCGGAGATGTTATTGCCCGCTTTAAAACCATGCAGGGCTACGATGTTTTGCACCCCATGGGGTGGGACGCTTTCGGCCTGCCTGCTGAAAACGCCGCCATCAAGCACGGCATTCCGCCGGCCACCTGGACCTGGGATAATATTGCACACATGAAGGGGCAGCTCAAACAACTGGGTTTAAGTTATGACTGGCGGCGGGAAGTGGCCACCTGCCACCCCGAATACTACCGCTGGGGCCAGTGGCTGTTTCTCCAGCTATACAAAAAAGGCTTGTGCTACAAAAAACATGCCCGGGTCAACTGGTGCCCTGATTGCGCCACGGTATTGGCCAACGAGCAGGTTGTTGAGGGTGCCTGTGAACGCTGCAGTGCCCCGGTGGAACAAAAAGAACTGGACCAGTGGTTTTTCCGTATCACCGATTACTCCCAGCGGTTGCTGGATGATCTGAAAAAATTGCCGGGCTGGCCCGATAAGGTTAAAATCATGCAGGAAAACTGGATCGGCCGCAGCGAAGGAGCTGAGCTGACCTTTAAAGCAGCTGCTACCGGGGATGAAATTACAGTTTTCACCACCCGGCCGGATACTGTTTACGGCGTTACTTACATGGTGCTGGCGCCGGAACACCCCCTGGTGGCCAAGCTGTCTGCCGGTACACCCCAGGAAACTGCAGTGGCCGAATTTGTTAACCGGGTGAGCAATCAAACTGAATTGGCCCGCACCAGCTCAGAAAAAGAAGGGGTGTTTATCGGAGCCTATTGTATCAACCCCTTTAACGGCGAGCAGGTTCCCATTTTAACCGCCAATTATGTGCTTTATCATTACGGTACCGGTGCTGTAATGGGCGTGCCCGCTCACGACGAGAGGGACTTTGAGTTTGCCAAAAAATATAACCTGCCCATTAAAGTTGTTATTCATCCTTCGCCGGCACAGCCTTTAAATGAGGTTGAGATGACCGATGCCTACACCGGCGACGGCATTATGGTAAATTCCGGTCCCTTTGACGGAACCCCCAACCGGCAGGGGATTCGTAAGGTAATTCAATTTGCCGAAGCCAAGGGCATTGGCAAAGGGGTAGTTAATTACCGGCTGCGGGATTGGTTAATTTCCCGCCAGCGCTACTGGGGTACACCGATTCCCATAATTTATTGCAAAACATGCGGCGCTGTGCCTGTACCGGAAGACCGGTTGCCGGTGCTGCTGCCTACCGATGTAGCCTTTAAGCCCACCGGGGAATCACCTTTAAAAAGCCGGCCGGACTTTGTTAATACCGTCTGCCCGCAGTGCGGCGGTCCTGCCCAGCGGGAAACCGATACCATGGATACCTTTGTGGATTCCTCCTGGTATTTCCTGCGTTATACCAGCCCCCGGGATACCGGGCAGGCCTGGGACAAAGCCAAAGCCGACCGCTGGATGCCGGTAGATCAGTATATCGGCGGCGTTGAGCACGCCATTTTGCACCTGCTGTATTCCCGGTTCTTTACCAAGGTGTTTTATGACTTGGGCCTGGTTAATGCGGAGGAGCCTTTCGCCAATTTGCTGACCCAGGGCATGGTATTAAAAGACGGGGCCAAGATGTCTAAATCCAAGGGCAATGTGGTCAGTCCGGAAGAAATTATTGAACGCTACGGGGCAGATACAGCACGGTTATTTATCCTGTTTGCGGCGCCGCCCGAGCGGGATTTGGAATGGAGCGACCGGGGGGTTGAAGGCTGCCACCGCTTCCTTAACCGGGTATGGCGTCTGGTTTATTCTGTGCAAGACCAGGTAGCTGCCGCCCCGGCTATCCAACCGGGAACTTCGTTGGTAGGCGTACACAAAGAAATGCGCCGGTTAACCCATTATGCCATCAAAAAAGTTACCGAGGATATCAGCGGCCGCTTTAACTTTAATACCGCCATCAGTGCCATTATGGAGCTGGTTAACGGTCTTTACACCTACCGCGATAAAGTGGCGGAAGTGGAGCGGGATGCGGCTGTCTTGGCGGAAGCGGTAAACACCGCGATTATCCTGCTGGCTCCCTTTGCCCCGCATATTGCGGAGGAATTATGGCAGGCCACCGGACACCGAGACAGCGTGCACCGCCAGCCTTGGCCCGCCTACGACCCGGCTGCCCTGGTGGAAGATGAAGTGGAAATTGTTGTTCAAATAAACGGCAAAGTTCGGGAACGCTTGCATATACCGGCCAACATGAGTCCTGCCGAAATGCAGCAATACGTGATGGATCAAGCATCGGTACAAGCGTTAATTGCCGGCAAACAGGTAATTAAGGTTATTCCCGTGCCCGGCAAGCTGATTAATATAGTCGTAAAATAA